From a single Aestuariibius sp. HNIBRBA575 genomic region:
- the sseA gene encoding 3-mercaptopyruvate sulfurtransferase translates to MSTVFRDDPKTLVSTAWLAAHLKDPDIRIFDASWYLPDMGRDAAAEFKAGHIPGARFFDIDEISDHRSELPHMVPPVEKFMSRMRAMGVGDGHQIIVYDGLGIFSAARVWWLMRLMGHFNVAVLDGGLPKWQAEGRMITDQPATIRDRHMTVMRQNDMVKDVTQVAHASKLQNYAIIDARPAPRFRGDAVEPREGMRSGHVPNSQNVPFGELFNADGTMKNDAGIRAAFEQAGVDLNKPAITTCGSGVTAAILCLGLERIGKTDHALYDGSWSEWGMFPDLPIATGDA, encoded by the coding sequence CCCGATATCCGGATTTTTGATGCGTCTTGGTATTTGCCGGATATGGGCCGGGATGCCGCCGCTGAATTCAAGGCCGGACATATCCCCGGCGCGCGGTTCTTTGACATTGATGAAATCAGCGATCACCGGTCGGAATTGCCCCACATGGTGCCCCCGGTTGAAAAATTCATGAGCCGGATGCGCGCCATGGGCGTGGGTGATGGGCATCAGATTATTGTCTATGACGGGCTGGGCATTTTTTCGGCAGCGCGCGTTTGGTGGCTGATGCGCCTGATGGGGCATTTTAACGTGGCAGTTCTGGATGGCGGATTGCCCAAATGGCAGGCCGAAGGCCGCATGATCACCGATCAGCCAGCCACCATTCGTGACCGCCACATGACGGTGATGCGCCAGAATGACATGGTCAAAGACGTCACACAGGTCGCCCACGCATCCAAACTGCAAAACTATGCCATCATTGATGCCCGACCTGCGCCACGGTTTCGCGGGGACGCGGTTGAGCCCCGCGAAGGCATGCGGTCAGGCCATGTGCCAAATTCGCAGAACGTCCCGTTTGGGGAATTGTTCAACGCCGACGGCACGATGAAAAACGACGCGGGGATCCGCGCGGCCTTTGAACAGGCGGGCGTTGATCTGAACAAACCCGCCATTACCACATGTGGATCGGGCGTCACGGCCGCGATCCTGTGTCTTGGACTGGAACGGATCGGGAAAACCGATCATGCCCTCTATGATGGCAGCTGGTCCGAATGGGGCATGTTCCCCGATCTTCCCATCGCAACCGGAGACGCGTGA